One genomic region from Candidatus Woesearchaeota archaeon encodes:
- a CDS encoding HEPN domain-containing protein has product MAKRALPKTKEALGKAYQNCEKKKSFRKVDSGQFQDYMVRSQKDIASADNDFKNGDYYWSRIKAYQSLFHMLNAILVKNFGFYSKDHGCILTALLKNSIITDKIASQLHLVVENAAKNAAMTSEDAVQDIDDFRIQRNFALY; this is encoded by the coding sequence ATGGCAAAAAGGGCGCTGCCTAAAACCAAAGAAGCTCTGGGCAAAGCATACCAAAACTGTGAAAAGAAAAAAAGCTTTAGAAAGGTTGATAGCGGGCAGTTTCAGGACTATATGGTTAGAAGCCAGAAGGATATTGCTTCTGCCGATAATGATTTCAAAAATGGCGATTATTATTGGTCTAGGATCAAGGCGTATCAGTCATTATTCCATATGCTTAATGCCATCCTAGTTAAAAATTTCGGCTTTTATTCAAAAGATCATGGCTGCATTCTAACTGCCTTATTAAAAAACAGCATCATTACCGATAAGATTGCCTCTCAATTGCATTTGGTTGTTGAAAATGCAGCTAAAAACGCCGCCATGACTTCTGAAGATGCTGTGCAGGATATTGATGATTTCAGAATTCAGAGAAATTTTGCATTATACTAG